One stretch of Musicola paradisiaca NCPPB 2511 DNA includes these proteins:
- the nrdA gene encoding class 1a ribonucleoside-diphosphate reductase subunit alpha, with amino-acid sequence MNQSLLVTKRDGSKERINLDKIHRVITWAAEGLHNVSVSQVELRSHIQFYDGIKTADIHETIIKAAADLISRESPDYQYLAARLAIFHLRKKAFGQFEPPTLYDHVVNMVDMGKYDRHLLEDYSQEEFTLMDAFIDHWRDMNFSYAAVKQLEGKYLVQNRVTGDIYESAQFLYILVAACLFSGYPRETRLDYVKRFYDAISTFKISLPTPIMSGVRTPTRQFSSCVLIECGDSLDSINATSSAIVKYVSQRAGIGINAGRIRALGSPIRGGEAFHTGCIPFYKHFQTAVKSCSQGGVRGGAATLFYPLWHLEVESLLVLKNNRGVEGNRVRHLDYGVQLNKLMYQRLVKGEDITLFSPSDVPGLYDAFFTDQDEFERLYVQYEQDDSIRKKQLKAVELFSLMMQERASTGRIYIQNVDHCNTHSPFDPLVAPVRQSNLCLEIALPTKPLEDVNDENGEIALCTLSAFNLGAISDLSELEELATLAVRALDALLDYQDYPIPAAKRGAMGRRTLGIGVINFAYYLAKHGVRYSDGSANNLTHRTFEAIQYYLLKASNVLAQEQGACPWFGETTYAQGILPVDTYKRDLDSVCNEALHLDWETLRESIKTHGLRNSTLSALMPSETSSQISNATNGIEPPRGHISIKASKDGILRQVVPEYETLKDAYELLWDMPSNDGYLQLVGIMQKFIDQAISANTNYDPSRFPSGKVPMKQLLKDLLTAYKFGLKTLYYQNTRDGAEDVQDDLLDTTPQDDGCESGACKI; translated from the coding sequence ATGAACCAGAGTCTGCTCGTTACCAAACGCGATGGCAGTAAAGAACGCATCAATCTGGACAAAATCCACCGGGTGATTACATGGGCGGCAGAAGGTCTGCATAACGTTTCTGTGTCGCAGGTGGAACTGCGTTCCCACATCCAGTTCTATGACGGCATCAAAACTGCGGACATTCATGAAACCATCATCAAGGCGGCCGCTGACCTGATCTCCCGCGAAAGTCCGGATTATCAGTACCTTGCCGCCCGCCTGGCCATTTTCCACCTGCGCAAGAAAGCCTTTGGCCAGTTCGAGCCGCCCACACTGTACGACCACGTAGTGAACATGGTCGATATGGGCAAGTACGACCGCCATCTGCTGGAGGATTACAGCCAGGAAGAGTTCACACTGATGGACGCTTTCATCGATCACTGGCGGGATATGAATTTCTCTTACGCGGCGGTTAAACAGCTGGAAGGGAAATATCTGGTTCAAAACCGAGTGACCGGTGACATCTACGAAAGCGCCCAATTCCTGTACATTCTGGTGGCGGCCTGCCTGTTCTCCGGTTATCCGCGCGAAACCCGCCTGGACTATGTGAAGCGTTTCTACGATGCGATTTCCACCTTTAAGATTTCGCTGCCGACGCCCATCATGTCCGGCGTGCGCACCCCGACTCGTCAGTTCAGTTCTTGCGTGCTGATCGAATGCGGCGACAGTCTGGACTCCATCAACGCCACCTCCAGCGCGATCGTCAAATACGTCTCCCAGCGCGCCGGCATCGGCATCAACGCCGGTCGCATCCGGGCATTGGGTAGCCCAATCCGTGGCGGCGAAGCGTTCCACACCGGGTGCATTCCGTTCTACAAACATTTCCAGACGGCGGTGAAATCCTGTTCTCAGGGCGGCGTCCGCGGCGGTGCAGCCACGCTGTTCTATCCGTTGTGGCATCTGGAAGTGGAAAGCCTGCTGGTACTAAAAAACAACCGCGGCGTCGAAGGCAACCGCGTGCGCCATCTGGACTACGGCGTACAGCTCAACAAGCTGATGTACCAGCGTCTGGTGAAAGGCGAGGACATCACGCTGTTCAGCCCTTCCGACGTACCGGGGTTGTATGACGCCTTCTTTACCGATCAGGATGAATTCGAGCGTCTGTACGTGCAATACGAACAGGACGACAGCATCCGCAAGAAACAACTCAAGGCGGTGGAACTGTTCTCTCTGATGATGCAGGAACGCGCCTCCACCGGGCGTATCTACATCCAGAACGTCGATCACTGCAATACCCACAGTCCGTTCGATCCGCTGGTCGCGCCGGTTCGCCAGTCCAACCTGTGTCTGGAAATCGCGCTACCGACCAAGCCGCTGGAAGACGTCAACGATGAGAACGGTGAAATCGCGCTCTGTACGCTGTCCGCCTTCAACCTCGGCGCCATCAGCGATTTGAGCGAACTGGAAGAGTTGGCGACATTGGCGGTACGCGCGCTGGATGCCCTGCTCGACTATCAGGACTATCCGATCCCCGCCGCCAAACGCGGCGCCATGGGGCGTCGCACGTTGGGCATCGGCGTCATCAACTTCGCCTACTATCTGGCGAAACACGGCGTCCGTTACTCCGACGGCAGCGCCAACAACCTGACGCACCGCACGTTTGAAGCCATTCAGTATTACCTACTGAAAGCCTCCAACGTTCTGGCGCAGGAACAAGGCGCCTGTCCGTGGTTCGGCGAAACCACCTACGCGCAAGGCATCCTGCCGGTCGACACTTACAAACGCGATCTGGACAGCGTCTGCAATGAAGCCCTGCATCTCGACTGGGAAACGCTGCGCGAGAGCATCAAAACCCACGGCCTGCGTAACTCGACGCTGTCCGCCCTGATGCCGTCGGAAACCTCATCGCAGATCTCCAACGCCACCAACGGTATCGAGCCGCCGCGCGGCCATATCAGCATTAAAGCGTCCAAAGACGGTATTCTTCGCCAGGTCGTACCGGAATATGAAACGCTGAAAGACGCCTACGAACTGCTGTGGGATATGCCGTCCAACGACGGCTACCTGCAACTGGTGGGGATCATGCAGAAGTTCATCGATCAGGCGATTTCCGCCAATACCAACTATGATCCGTCGCGTTTCCCGTCGGGCAAGGTTCCGATGAAACAGTTGTTGAAGGATCTGCTCACGGCGTACAAGTTCGGGCTGAAAACGCTTTACTACCAAAATACCCGTGACGGCGCCGAAGATGTTCAGGATGACCTGTTGGACACCACGCCTCAGGACGACGGCTGCGAAAGCGGCGCGTGTAAAATCTGA
- the ubiG gene encoding bifunctional 2-polyprenyl-6-hydroxyphenol methylase/3-demethylubiquinol 3-O-methyltransferase UbiG: MNAETSVPNVDHDEIAKFDAVASRWWDLEGEFKPLHRINPLRLNYVIARADGLFGKKVLDVGCGGGILAESMAREGAQVTGLDMGSEPLMVARLHALESGVAVEYVQETVESHASAHGGEYDVVTCMEMLEHVPDPRSVVEACARLVKPGGHVFFSTINRNPKAWLMMIVGAEYLTGMVPRGTHNIKKFIRPAELLGWIDDTPLRERHITGLSYQPLTDSFRLGRNVDVNYMVHTWRDDAPAGH; this comes from the coding sequence ATGAATGCAGAAACATCCGTTCCAAACGTCGACCATGACGAAATCGCCAAATTTGATGCGGTGGCCTCCCGCTGGTGGGATCTGGAAGGCGAATTCAAACCGCTGCACCGTATCAACCCGCTGCGCCTGAACTACGTCATCGCGCGCGCAGACGGCTTGTTCGGCAAAAAAGTGCTGGATGTCGGCTGCGGCGGCGGCATTCTGGCGGAAAGCATGGCGCGGGAAGGCGCGCAGGTCACGGGCCTGGACATGGGCAGCGAACCGCTGATGGTGGCGCGGCTGCACGCGCTGGAAAGCGGCGTCGCCGTAGAATACGTACAGGAAACGGTGGAAAGCCATGCGTCAGCCCACGGCGGCGAATACGACGTAGTGACCTGCATGGAGATGCTTGAACACGTACCGGATCCGCGCTCGGTGGTTGAAGCCTGCGCCCGGCTGGTCAAACCCGGCGGCCACGTCTTTTTCTCCACCATCAACCGCAACCCCAAAGCCTGGCTGATGATGATCGTCGGCGCCGAATACCTGACCGGCATGGTGCCGCGCGGCACCCACAACATCAAAAAATTCATCCGGCCGGCGGAATTGCTGGGCTGGATAGACGACACGCCGTTACGCGAGCGCCACATTACCGGGCTGAGCTATCAGCCGCTTACCGACAGCTTCCGCTTAGGGCGCAACGTCGACGTCAACTACATGGTTCACACCTGGCGCGACGACGCTCCCGCCGGTCATTAA
- the gyrA gene encoding DNA topoisomerase (ATP-hydrolyzing) subunit A: protein MSDLAREITPVNIEEELKSSYLDYAMSVIVGRALPDVRDGLKPVHRRVLYAMSVLGNDWNKPYKKSARVVGDVIGKYHPHGDSAVYDTIVRMAQPFSLRYMLVDGQGNFGSIDGDSAAAMRYTEVRMARIAHELLSDLDKETVDFVPNYDGTEQIPDVMPTRIPNLLVNGSSGIAVGMATNIPPHNLSEVIDGCLAYIDDENISVEGLMTYIPGPDFPTAAIINGKRGIEEAYRTGRGKVYIRARAEVEADEKSGRETIIVHEIPYQVNKARLIEKIAELVKDKRIEGISALRDESDKDGMRIVIEIKRDAVGEVVLNHLYSQTQMQVSFGINMVALHQGQPKLMTLKEILAAFVRHRREVVTRRTIFELRKARERAHILEGLAVALVNIDPIIELIRHASTPADAKAALVAQAWELGSVAAMLERAGDDAARPEWLEPEFGIRDGKYHLTEQQAQAILDLRLQKLTGLEHEKLLDEYKELLTQIAALLFILRSPERLMEVIREELEAIKEQYNDQRRTEITHNSADINIEDLISQEDVVVTLSHQGYVKYQPLSDYEAQRRGGKGKSAARIKEEDFIDQLLVANTHDTILCFSSRGRLYWLKVYQLPEASRGARGRPIINLLPLEQNERITAILPVREYEEGLNVFMATASGTVKKTALTEFSRPRSAGIIAVNLNDGDELIGVDLTDGSNEVMLFSAEGKVVRFSESAVRTMGRTATGVRGINLQDDDRVVSLIVPRGEGDILTVTENGYGKRTAINDYPTKSRATKGVISIKVSERNGNVVGAVQVDTTDQIMMITDAGTLVRTRVSEVSIVGRNTQGVTLIRTAEEERVVGLQRVAEPVEDDELDGVVAVDGEELAEDMPDEPDNEDDAPVDDE from the coding sequence ATGAGCGACCTTGCCAGAGAAATTACACCGGTCAACATCGAGGAAGAGCTGAAAAGTTCATATCTGGATTACGCCATGTCCGTCATCGTCGGGCGTGCGTTACCGGATGTTCGCGATGGTCTCAAGCCGGTGCACCGCCGCGTACTGTACGCGATGAGTGTGCTGGGCAATGACTGGAACAAGCCTTATAAGAAATCGGCCCGTGTGGTCGGGGACGTTATCGGTAAATATCACCCGCATGGTGATAGCGCGGTCTACGATACCATTGTGCGCATGGCTCAGCCGTTTTCACTGCGCTATATGCTGGTGGACGGTCAGGGCAACTTCGGTTCCATCGACGGCGACTCCGCCGCAGCGATGCGTTACACCGAAGTCCGTATGGCCAGAATTGCCCACGAACTGCTGTCCGACCTGGATAAAGAAACGGTGGACTTTGTGCCCAACTATGACGGCACAGAGCAGATCCCGGACGTTATGCCTACCCGCATCCCGAACCTGCTGGTCAACGGTTCCTCCGGCATCGCGGTAGGGATGGCGACCAACATTCCGCCGCATAACCTGTCTGAAGTCATCGATGGCTGCCTGGCCTATATCGATGATGAGAACATCAGCGTTGAAGGGCTGATGACCTATATTCCCGGCCCGGACTTCCCGACGGCGGCCATCATCAACGGTAAGCGCGGCATAGAAGAAGCCTACCGCACCGGCCGTGGCAAAGTGTACATCCGTGCGCGCGCCGAAGTGGAAGCGGATGAGAAAAGCGGCCGCGAAACCATCATCGTGCATGAAATTCCCTATCAGGTGAACAAGGCGCGACTGATCGAAAAAATCGCCGAGCTGGTCAAAGACAAGCGTATCGAGGGCATCAGCGCGCTGCGTGACGAGTCTGACAAAGACGGGATGCGCATCGTCATTGAAATCAAACGCGATGCGGTCGGCGAGGTGGTGCTCAACCATCTGTATTCCCAGACCCAGATGCAGGTATCGTTCGGCATCAACATGGTAGCCCTGCATCAGGGGCAGCCGAAGCTGATGACGCTGAAGGAAATTCTGGCCGCGTTTGTACGCCACCGTCGTGAAGTGGTGACGCGCCGTACCATTTTCGAACTGCGCAAAGCGCGGGAACGCGCCCATATCCTGGAAGGGCTGGCGGTCGCGCTGGTCAACATCGATCCGATCATTGAGTTGATTCGTCACGCCTCTACCCCGGCTGACGCCAAAGCCGCCCTGGTGGCGCAGGCGTGGGAGCTGGGCAGCGTGGCCGCTATGCTGGAGCGCGCCGGCGACGATGCCGCGCGTCCGGAATGGCTGGAGCCGGAGTTCGGCATTCGTGACGGCAAATATCACCTGACCGAACAGCAAGCGCAGGCGATTCTGGATCTGCGTTTGCAGAAACTGACCGGGCTGGAACATGAAAAGCTGTTGGATGAGTATAAGGAACTGCTGACGCAGATCGCCGCGCTGTTGTTTATCCTGCGTAGCCCAGAGCGCCTGATGGAGGTGATCCGTGAAGAGCTTGAGGCGATCAAGGAACAGTACAACGATCAGCGCCGTACCGAAATCACCCACAATAGCGCCGATATCAATATCGAAGATTTGATTTCCCAGGAAGACGTGGTCGTGACCCTGTCGCATCAGGGATATGTGAAATACCAGCCGTTGAGCGACTATGAAGCCCAGCGCCGCGGCGGCAAGGGCAAATCGGCGGCTCGCATCAAGGAAGAAGATTTCATCGATCAGTTGCTGGTGGCGAATACTCACGACACCATCCTGTGCTTCTCCAGCCGCGGTCGCCTCTATTGGCTCAAGGTGTATCAGTTGCCGGAGGCTAGCCGCGGCGCTCGTGGCCGGCCGATCATCAACCTGTTGCCGTTGGAGCAGAATGAGCGCATCACCGCTATTCTGCCGGTACGTGAATACGAAGAAGGCCTGAACGTGTTTATGGCTACGGCCAGCGGTACGGTGAAGAAAACGGCGTTGACCGAATTCAGCCGTCCGCGTAGCGCCGGCATCATCGCCGTCAATCTGAATGACGGCGATGAGTTGATTGGCGTCGATCTCACCGACGGTAGCAACGAAGTCATGTTGTTCTCCGCTGAGGGTAAAGTGGTGCGTTTCTCCGAGTCGGCGGTGCGTACCATGGGCCGTACTGCTACCGGGGTGCGTGGCATCAATCTGCAAGATGACGATCGCGTGGTATCGCTGATTGTGCCGCGTGGGGAAGGCGATATCCTGACCGTAACCGAAAACGGGTACGGTAAGCGCACGGCTATTAACGACTACCCAACCAAATCACGCGCCACCAAGGGCGTCATTTCCATCAAGGTCAGCGAGCGTAACGGTAACGTGGTCGGCGCGGTTCAGGTGGATACCACCGATCAGATCATGATGATCACTGACGCCGGCACGTTGGTGCGTACTCGTGTGTCAGAAGTCAGCATTGTGGGCCGTAATACACAAGGCGTGACTCTGATTCGTACCGCAGAGGAAGAGCGGGTAGTCGGCCTGCAGCGCGTCGCGGAACCGGTAGAGGATGACGAACTGGATGGCGTTGTCGCCGTGGACGGTGAAGAACTGGCGGAAGACATGCCAGATGAGCCTGATAACGAGGATGACGCGCCGGTAGACGACGAATAA